A genomic segment from Streptosporangium roseum DSM 43021 encodes:
- a CDS encoding MarR family winged helix-turn-helix transcriptional regulator encodes MSTGEGLTVDEGIRTLLMLMPRLVGRAKRIPIPEPLQSLDLAPRHLSLLAYLLFDGPLSVNELAGRLEVAPTTVSLMVGELSRKGVVDRHEDDADRRRTIVSIAEANRASVDAWLARGARAWRKALEPLTHEQREMFVETLRTYEREAAAEYDGA; translated from the coding sequence ATGTCAACCGGTGAGGGCCTGACCGTCGACGAGGGGATCCGGACGCTCCTGATGCTCATGCCACGCCTGGTCGGGCGTGCCAAGCGCATCCCCATCCCCGAGCCGCTCCAGTCGCTCGACCTGGCGCCGCGGCACCTGTCGCTGCTGGCCTACCTGCTCTTCGACGGCCCGCTGAGCGTCAACGAACTGGCCGGCCGGCTTGAGGTCGCCCCGACGACGGTGAGCCTGATGGTCGGCGAGCTGAGCCGTAAGGGCGTCGTGGACCGGCACGAGGACGACGCCGACCGCCGCCGCACCATCGTGAGCATCGCCGAGGCCAACCGGGCCTCGGTCGACGCCTGGCTCGCCAGAGGGGCCCGGGCATGGCGGAAGGCCCTCGAACCGCTGACGCACGAGCAGCGGGAGATGTTCGTCGAGACCCTCCGGACGTACGAGCGTGAGGCCGCCGCCGAGTACGACGGCGCCTGA
- a CDS encoding carbohydrate ABC transporter permease, producing MRTSGKAGRVSIYVALVLLAAVSVIPFVWMLATSFKHGSDVYTKVPSLLPLDRKTGEFSPTLENYEHVLEVGGLGQAFVNSVWVCLILVPAKLLIDALAAYAFARIPFPGRDKLFVLLLAGMMVPTITLLVPRIHVTQQLGMFDSGWGLIVPNVASVLDIFLLRQFFLSLPGELEEAARIDGAGRMQIFWRIILPLSKPVLAVVTITSFIFHWNDLVWPLVVLNDPELYTLPLALQQLASSESGRAYYIMAGAALAVVPVIVVLLIFQRRIMQGIAFTGLKS from the coding sequence GTGAGGACCTCGGGGAAAGCGGGGCGCGTCTCCATCTACGTCGCCCTGGTCCTGCTGGCGGCGGTCTCGGTCATCCCGTTCGTCTGGATGCTGGCCACCTCCTTCAAGCACGGCTCGGACGTCTACACCAAGGTGCCCAGCCTGCTGCCGCTCGACCGCAAGACCGGCGAGTTCTCCCCGACGCTGGAGAACTACGAGCACGTCCTGGAGGTCGGCGGGCTGGGCCAGGCGTTCGTCAACAGCGTCTGGGTCTGCCTGATCCTGGTGCCGGCCAAGCTCCTGATCGACGCGCTGGCCGCCTACGCCTTCGCCCGGATCCCCTTCCCCGGCAGGGACAAGCTGTTCGTCCTGCTGCTCGCCGGCATGATGGTGCCCACCATCACCCTGCTGGTGCCGCGCATCCACGTCACCCAGCAGCTCGGCATGTTCGACTCCGGGTGGGGCCTGATCGTGCCCAACGTGGCCTCGGTCCTGGACATCTTCCTGCTCCGGCAGTTCTTCCTGTCACTGCCGGGCGAGCTGGAGGAGGCCGCGCGGATCGACGGCGCCGGGCGGATGCAGATCTTCTGGCGGATCATCCTGCCGCTGTCCAAGCCCGTGCTCGCGGTCGTCACGATCACCAGCTTCATCTTCCACTGGAACGACCTGGTCTGGCCGCTGGTGGTGCTCAACGACCCCGAGCTCTACACCCTGCCCCTCGCCCTGCAGCAGCTGGCCAGCAGCGAATCCGGGCGTGCCTACTACATCATGGCGGGCGCCGCGCTGGCGGTCGTCCCCGTGATAGTCGTCCTGCTGATCTTCCAGCGCCGCATCATGCAGGGCATCGCCTTCACCGGCCTCAAGAGCTGA
- a CDS encoding ABC transporter substrate-binding protein → MIRRVTGTAAGMALLIGLAACGGDGSGEAAETTTLTYWMFQDRTPQAGEVVEKLRTDFEKANNVTVKIVKIPKDDYNTKLGSAVAGGTVPDVGILDQPLVSRYALDGTIKEMPAGTVDEKAYYAGALNTNRVNGKLYGLPVDHTAVALFYNRKLVPTPPKTWDELKQITAKIHQDDPQTAGMVVPKGDGYGGWIWPGVLAGAGGSLVDEKAKKILFDQQPGVDALQLWVDLLSSSPRKITDSDKAFENGLAGMMISGPWDVANIKDQFPDLEFGTAPLPYKTEPAGNIGGENAVVFTKGRNADLAWKWLKHLTSAENNTQLAQALGGFPTNIAAAEKDAATFGPEQAAFLEQLKVAQARPALPQWIQVNDEIIAPAIESALSGKVTSQQALSDAAAKTRALLGWTG, encoded by the coding sequence ATGATCAGGAGAGTCACAGGGACGGCGGCCGGCATGGCGCTGCTCATCGGGCTTGCGGCCTGCGGCGGCGACGGCTCCGGAGAGGCCGCGGAGACCACGACGCTGACCTACTGGATGTTCCAGGACCGCACGCCGCAGGCCGGAGAGGTCGTCGAGAAGCTCCGCACCGACTTCGAGAAGGCCAACAACGTCACGGTGAAGATCGTCAAGATCCCCAAGGACGACTACAACACCAAGCTGGGCAGCGCGGTCGCCGGCGGGACCGTCCCGGACGTCGGCATTCTCGACCAGCCGCTGGTGTCCCGGTACGCGCTGGACGGCACGATCAAGGAGATGCCCGCGGGCACGGTCGACGAGAAGGCCTACTACGCCGGGGCACTGAACACCAACCGGGTGAACGGCAAGCTCTACGGCCTGCCGGTGGACCACACCGCCGTCGCCCTCTTCTACAACAGGAAGCTCGTCCCCACGCCGCCCAAGACCTGGGACGAGCTCAAGCAGATCACCGCGAAGATCCACCAGGACGACCCGCAGACCGCCGGCATGGTGGTGCCCAAGGGAGACGGCTACGGCGGCTGGATCTGGCCGGGCGTCCTCGCGGGCGCAGGCGGCTCCCTCGTGGACGAGAAGGCCAAGAAGATCCTCTTCGACCAGCAGCCCGGGGTCGACGCGCTGCAGCTCTGGGTGGACCTGCTCTCCTCCTCGCCCAGGAAGATCACCGACTCGGACAAGGCATTCGAGAACGGCCTGGCCGGCATGATGATCTCCGGCCCGTGGGACGTCGCCAACATCAAGGACCAGTTCCCCGACCTGGAGTTCGGCACCGCGCCGCTGCCGTACAAGACCGAGCCCGCAGGCAACATCGGCGGCGAGAACGCGGTGGTCTTCACCAAGGGCAGGAACGCCGATCTGGCCTGGAAGTGGCTCAAGCACCTGACCAGCGCCGAGAACAACACCCAGCTCGCCCAGGCGCTCGGCGGGTTCCCGACCAACATCGCGGCCGCCGAGAAGGACGCCGCCACCTTCGGTCCCGAGCAGGCCGCCTTCCTGGAGCAGCTGAAGGTCGCCCAGGCCCGTCCGGCCCTGCCGCAGTGGATCCAGGTCAACGACGAGATCATCGCCCCCGCCATCGAGTCGGCGCTGAGCGGCAAGGTCACCTCCCAGCAGGCACTGAGCGACGCGGCGGCCAAGACCCGCGCCCTGCTCGGCTGGACCGGCTGA
- the pcaD gene encoding 3-oxoadipate enol-lactonase — MSLHHRFDGPRDAPVVVLGPSLGTTLDLWAPQLPALTGSWRVLRYDLPGHGGSPARSGITMEDLAAEVLALLDRHGLGAVAYAGVSLGGAVGTTLAVNAPDRIGSLVLCCTSARFGPPGGWRERAALVRREGMGPVAGTAAGRWFTPGFPGAEPYLAMLRGTDPEGYAACCEALAGFDLRGRLGEVRAPALVIAGADDPATPPEHAEVLARGIPGAGLVVVPGAAHLAGVERPGAVTDALTGHLRSTWGTG; from the coding sequence ATGAGCCTGCACCACCGGTTCGACGGGCCGCGGGACGCGCCCGTCGTGGTCCTCGGCCCCTCGCTGGGGACGACCCTCGACCTGTGGGCTCCGCAGCTGCCCGCTCTCACCGGCTCCTGGCGGGTGCTCCGCTACGACCTGCCCGGTCACGGTGGCTCCCCGGCGAGGTCGGGCATCACCATGGAAGACCTGGCGGCGGAGGTGCTGGCGCTGCTGGACCGTCACGGCCTCGGCGCGGTGGCGTACGCGGGTGTCTCGCTCGGCGGGGCCGTCGGGACGACGCTGGCCGTCAACGCGCCGGACCGGATCGGCAGCCTGGTGCTGTGCTGCACCTCCGCCCGTTTCGGCCCTCCCGGCGGCTGGCGCGAGCGGGCCGCCCTGGTCCGCCGCGAGGGCATGGGGCCGGTGGCCGGGACGGCGGCGGGCCGCTGGTTCACCCCCGGGTTCCCGGGGGCGGAGCCGTACCTGGCCATGCTGCGCGGCACCGACCCCGAAGGGTACGCCGCGTGCTGCGAGGCCCTCGCGGGCTTCGACCTCCGCGGCCGGCTGGGCGAGGTGCGGGCTCCGGCGCTGGTCATCGCCGGGGCCGACGATCCCGCGACGCCGCCCGAGCACGCCGAGGTGCTGGCCCGGGGCATCCCTGGCGCCGGGCTCGTCGTGGTGCCGGGGGCGGCGCACCTGGCCGGCGTCGAGCGGCCGGGCGCCGTCACCGACGCCCTCACCGGCCATCTCCGGTCGACCTGGGGGACCGGCTGA
- a CDS encoding formylglycine-generating enzyme family protein: protein MSPESTPRRATPERMVEIPAGKIILRDEGTATNWKAEVGAFRLAPYPVTRELYRAVRGEAPASPAGPRTPVTEVSWKEAVLFCNLLSQATGFEPCYSMGEDPDGQDVVCDWEADGYRLPSEAEWEYACRAGTSGVRYGELDEIAWYRENSGGEVHDVATRAPNAWGLHDMIGNVWEWCWDVYDPKVYGPYRVFRGGGAHDQPRGCRASCRRKSHPTFRVDDLGFRLARSL from the coding sequence ATGAGCCCTGAATCGACGCCGCGTCGGGCGACCCCCGAACGCATGGTCGAGATCCCCGCCGGGAAGATCATCTTGCGGGACGAGGGCACGGCGACGAACTGGAAGGCCGAGGTCGGGGCCTTCCGGCTGGCGCCGTACCCCGTGACCCGCGAGCTGTACCGCGCCGTCCGGGGCGAGGCGCCCGCGAGCCCGGCGGGGCCGCGGACGCCGGTGACCGAGGTCTCCTGGAAGGAGGCCGTCCTGTTCTGCAACCTGCTCTCGCAGGCGACGGGGTTCGAACCCTGCTACTCGATGGGCGAGGACCCCGACGGGCAGGACGTGGTCTGCGACTGGGAGGCCGACGGCTATCGCCTCCCGTCCGAGGCGGAGTGGGAGTACGCGTGCAGGGCCGGGACCTCCGGCGTCCGCTACGGAGAGCTGGACGAGATCGCCTGGTACCGCGAGAACTCCGGCGGTGAGGTGCACGACGTCGCGACCAGGGCGCCGAACGCGTGGGGCCTCCACGACATGATCGGCAACGTGTGGGAGTGGTGCTGGGATGTCTACGACCCCAAGGTCTACGGCCCGTACCGCGTGTTCCGTGGCGGTGGCGCGCACGATCAGCCCCGAGGATGCCGGGCGTCGTGCCGCCGCAAGAGCCACCCGACCTTCCGCGTCGACGACCTCGGGTTCCGGCTCGCCCGGTCACTGTGA
- a CDS encoding carbohydrate ABC transporter permease, translating to MASPVPAARPTATPEPGRRRRRLGLGRRDHVIGWLLITPAMAYFVVFLLYPALSAFYYSLTDWNLRSAANWVGPANYADLLFDDVKYPHFWKSVQVTLQYTLIAVPLTLGSALAQALLINAIRRGSNLFRLLLFLPVVTAEAAVGAIWRWLYDPRYGLVNGFLGLFGVPGQNWLNTPDLVIPALAFIAAWQCGISMIIYLAGLKGIPDSIREAATIDGAGPVQRFRKVVFPMLRPTTFYLLVTGVIAALQVFGLVYVIFSGGGGKSVTGGPEQSGLTYVLHLYLFAFRYDAMGAACAMSFILFLFIMIITALQFKFVKQEAS from the coding sequence GTGGCATCTCCGGTGCCGGCCGCGAGGCCCACCGCGACACCCGAGCCCGGGCGGCGCCGCCGCCGCCTGGGCCTCGGGAGGCGCGACCACGTCATCGGGTGGCTTCTGATCACTCCCGCGATGGCGTACTTCGTCGTCTTCCTGCTCTACCCGGCGCTGTCGGCGTTCTACTACAGCCTCACCGACTGGAACCTGCGGTCCGCGGCGAACTGGGTGGGGCCGGCCAACTACGCCGACCTGCTGTTCGACGACGTCAAGTATCCGCACTTCTGGAAGTCGGTGCAGGTCACCCTCCAGTACACGCTGATCGCGGTGCCGCTGACGCTGGGAAGCGCGCTGGCCCAGGCCCTGCTGATCAACGCGATCCGCCGGGGCTCCAACCTGTTCCGGCTGCTGCTGTTCCTGCCCGTGGTCACCGCCGAGGCGGCCGTCGGCGCCATCTGGCGCTGGCTCTACGACCCGCGGTACGGGCTGGTCAACGGCTTCCTGGGGCTGTTCGGAGTCCCCGGGCAGAACTGGCTCAACACCCCCGATCTGGTCATCCCGGCACTGGCGTTCATCGCCGCCTGGCAGTGCGGCATCTCCATGATCATCTATCTGGCGGGCCTGAAGGGCATCCCCGACTCGATCCGCGAGGCGGCGACCATCGACGGCGCCGGGCCGGTCCAGCGGTTCCGGAAAGTCGTGTTCCCGATGCTGCGGCCCACCACCTTCTACCTGCTGGTGACCGGCGTGATCGCGGCCCTTCAGGTCTTCGGGCTGGTCTACGTGATCTTCTCCGGCGGCGGCGGCAAGAGCGTCACCGGCGGCCCCGAGCAGTCGGGCCTGACCTACGTGCTGCACCTGTACCTGTTCGCCTTCCGCTACGACGCGATGGGCGCGGCCTGCGCGATGTCGTTCATCCTGTTCCTCTTCATCATGATCATCACCGCGCTGCAGTTCAAGTTCGTCAAGCAGGAGGCGTCGTGA
- a CDS encoding IclR family transcriptional regulator: protein MTSRVLAILGAFDTGHPRLTLTDIARRSGLALSTVHRLVAELEDWQALSRTPDGRFHVGLRLWELGQLAANRLQEVAHPWLQELFASTGENVHLAIRDGLEVLYVDKVYGRRAVPILSRAGSRLPMHPTGVGKALLASEADWFITSYLSRTLERPTPHTITEPGRLARELRQVHARGYATTHEEMTLGSCSAAAPVVVDGRAVAALGIVVSSHRARELQRLVDPLMAVAAQISHAYKAEIVRD, encoded by the coding sequence GTGACCTCCCGCGTCCTGGCCATCCTCGGCGCCTTCGACACCGGCCACCCGCGCCTCACCCTGACCGACATCGCCCGGCGCAGCGGGCTGGCCCTGAGCACCGTCCACCGGCTGGTCGCCGAGCTCGAGGACTGGCAGGCGCTCAGCCGCACCCCGGACGGCCGCTTCCACGTCGGACTGCGGCTGTGGGAGCTCGGCCAGCTCGCCGCCAACCGGCTGCAGGAGGTGGCCCACCCCTGGCTGCAGGAGCTGTTCGCCAGCACCGGCGAGAACGTCCACCTGGCCATCCGCGACGGCCTTGAGGTCCTCTACGTCGACAAGGTGTACGGCCGGCGGGCCGTGCCCATCCTCTCCCGGGCCGGCAGCCGCCTGCCCATGCATCCCACCGGCGTCGGCAAGGCGCTCCTCGCCTCCGAGGCCGACTGGTTCATCACCTCCTACCTGTCGCGCACCCTGGAGAGGCCCACCCCGCACACCATCACCGAACCCGGCAGGCTGGCCCGCGAGCTCAGGCAGGTCCACGCCCGGGGGTACGCGACCACCCACGAGGAGATGACGCTCGGCTCCTGCTCGGCGGCCGCGCCCGTCGTCGTGGACGGCCGCGCCGTCGCGGCGCTGGGGATCGTCGTCTCCTCCCACCGCGCCCGGGAGCTGCAACGCCTGGTCGACCCGCTCATGGCCGTGGCCGCCCAGATCTCCCACGCCTACAAGGCCGAGATCGTCCGGGACTGA
- a CDS encoding ROK family protein, producing MVRPERRTVRDVRKGNQSMLLRTLYFHGPASRNELTRLTGLSAATVSSMTGDLLAENVVVEAGHVESDGGRPRVILRVNPVYGYAIGVDVADTHVRVELFDLEMNEKAKVEYALRPARHDIELVVRHILAGIDVVLADGGVSAGQVLGVGVGVPGIVERGGDVLVHAKTFGWDGVPLGAMMRAGTTFPVFIDNGAKTMGQAELWFGAGRGAGDAVIVLIGSGVGATVVTDGTTFRGVSSSAGELGHTKIVVNGRICRCGGRGCLEAYVGAEAILDRAGIPTRTADWQAELAGLLETGSPVLAETATYLGVGLSNLINLINPERIVIGGWAGLLLGRHLLAEIRAASADNSLAQPYAATSIVLGRLGPDAVALGAATLVLEKFLSAHPAAQASAVQ from the coding sequence ATGGTGCGACCTGAGCGCAGGACGGTCCGGGATGTCCGCAAGGGCAACCAGTCCATGCTGCTGCGGACGCTGTACTTCCACGGGCCCGCCAGCCGCAACGAGCTCACCAGGCTCACCGGCCTCAGTGCCGCGACGGTCAGCAGCATGACCGGTGACCTGCTCGCCGAGAACGTCGTCGTCGAGGCGGGCCACGTGGAGTCCGACGGCGGGCGTCCCCGCGTGATCCTGCGGGTCAACCCCGTCTACGGCTACGCGATCGGCGTCGACGTGGCCGACACGCACGTGCGCGTCGAGCTGTTCGACCTGGAGATGAACGAGAAGGCCAAGGTCGAGTACGCCCTCCGTCCCGCCAGGCATGACATCGAGCTGGTGGTGCGCCACATCCTCGCGGGCATCGACGTGGTGCTCGCCGACGGCGGGGTCTCCGCCGGGCAGGTGCTCGGCGTGGGGGTCGGCGTCCCCGGCATCGTGGAGCGCGGCGGCGACGTGCTCGTCCACGCCAAGACCTTCGGCTGGGACGGCGTCCCCCTCGGCGCCATGATGCGGGCCGGCACCACCTTCCCGGTGTTCATCGACAACGGGGCCAAGACGATGGGCCAGGCGGAGCTCTGGTTCGGCGCGGGGCGCGGGGCCGGTGACGCGGTGATCGTGCTCATCGGCTCGGGGGTCGGGGCCACCGTCGTCACCGACGGGACGACCTTCCGCGGGGTGAGCAGCAGCGCGGGCGAGCTGGGGCACACCAAGATCGTTGTGAATGGCCGGATCTGCCGGTGCGGGGGGCGGGGCTGCCTGGAGGCCTACGTCGGGGCCGAGGCCATCCTCGACCGTGCCGGGATTCCCACCCGGACGGCCGACTGGCAGGCCGAGCTGGCCGGCCTGCTCGAAACCGGATCGCCGGTGCTCGCGGAGACCGCCACCTACCTGGGCGTCGGCCTGTCCAACCTGATCAACCTGATCAATCCCGAGCGGATCGTCATCGGCGGCTGGGCCGGTCTCCTGCTCGGCCGGCACCTGCTCGCCGAGATCCGCGCGGCCTCGGCGGACAACTCCCTGGCCCAGCCGTACGCGGCCACTTCCATCGTGCTGGGCCGCCTCGGTCCCGACGCCGTGGCACTGGGGGCGGCCACCCTGGTTCTGGAGAAGTTCCTGAGCGCCCATCCCGCCGCGCAGGCCTCCGCCGTCCAGTGA
- a CDS encoding helix-turn-helix domain-containing protein, with protein MREEMYSVEQVADRLGLHVRTVRGYIRAGRLKAVRIGKQYRIARDDLEALTGRPQPAPARSAGVAPMEVSSIVQIDGIDRASADRLSTLVLAGANTSRDPARPLRIQTVHDEDRARMKIVILGGAAATADVLRLLEAILDGGSDLLAGEAGGA; from the coding sequence ATGAGGGAAGAAATGTACTCGGTCGAGCAGGTGGCCGACCGGCTCGGCCTGCACGTGCGCACCGTGCGCGGCTACATCCGCGCCGGACGGCTCAAGGCGGTACGGATCGGCAAGCAGTACCGGATCGCCCGCGACGACCTGGAGGCGCTGACCGGCCGGCCGCAGCCGGCACCGGCCCGATCCGCCGGCGTCGCACCGATGGAGGTGTCGAGCATCGTGCAGATCGACGGCATCGACCGGGCCTCGGCCGACCGGCTGAGCACGCTCGTCCTGGCCGGGGCGAACACCTCCCGCGACCCCGCGCGACCGCTGCGCATCCAGACCGTCCACGACGAGGACCGTGCCCGCATGAAGATCGTGATACTGGGCGGCGCCGCCGCCACCGCCGACGTGCTGCGCCTCCTCGAGGCCATACTCGACGGCGGCAGCGATCTGCTCGCCGGGGAGGCCGGCGGTGCCTGA
- a CDS encoding beta-galactosidase has translation MSVTIEVRNGVTIVDGEPRVLVTADYPYYRDDPGVWADRLRAIRDELGIEVISSYIPWRHHQPDAATAPDFTGDGHPGRDVVGFLNLCHDLGLKVIAKPGPFIHAETTYGGLPDWVCPSADAEIEPLLDAAGAASCWADSAARPPGRPLPAPLGAAFLARAGRWLAAVGKEVLDAATHPEGPVIMMQIANEGIYTNGARSLSAYDYSPSGLAFFRDRLQGWYGSIEEYNRTHATAHRRWDEIEPPRSWTGAERPEEMRGHADWGRFHAEYLTEVYRRWAAAVDCRVPVVVNLNPPTVEELDGWLARVRPETWGDITYGFTNWMGVVSADPDAQARYVIAAKRAPGPNLEENWGFSQLYDPAYSDAATSFHQSLLALAAGSTGFNVYTGAATSGWSPDLDSTHTAPYPDSAPIAADGSATAKAPVVRVLADFFALHGVEFLECAPVTEEAFGLYLPYAGIAAWPGAERFGAPRCGTALRAFHDRMRQAGRDYAVVELESATPDRLAAHGRLTVPGGPFMHRHVQDLLAGYLAGGGRILLDGPAPGLDEDLRPYGVLAEALGRTASTPDAPQAEAGAVRVTRGRADAFLRAHPGRDVQYLTVLVDSENEGPVRVETAYGAFETSCARGGGAVVRLAGGVLDDFVVKGLNSFLDSAVPARISVGDQEERAGLPADLARIGRRIRLLG, from the coding sequence GTGAGCGTGACCATCGAGGTCCGCAACGGTGTCACCATCGTCGATGGAGAACCCCGGGTGCTCGTCACCGCCGACTACCCCTACTACCGGGACGACCCCGGCGTCTGGGCCGACCGGCTACGGGCGATCCGCGACGAGCTGGGCATCGAGGTGATCAGCAGCTACATCCCGTGGCGGCACCACCAGCCCGACGCCGCGACGGCGCCCGACTTCACCGGTGACGGCCACCCCGGCAGGGACGTCGTCGGTTTCCTCAACCTCTGTCACGATCTCGGGCTGAAGGTCATCGCCAAGCCCGGCCCGTTCATCCATGCCGAGACCACCTACGGCGGCCTGCCCGACTGGGTCTGCCCCTCGGCCGACGCGGAGATCGAGCCGCTGCTCGACGCGGCGGGCGCCGCCTCGTGCTGGGCGGACTCGGCCGCGCGCCCGCCGGGCAGGCCGCTCCCCGCCCCGCTGGGGGCGGCGTTCCTGGCCAGGGCCGGCAGGTGGCTGGCGGCGGTCGGCAAGGAGGTGCTGGACGCCGCGACCCACCCCGAAGGCCCGGTCATCATGATGCAGATCGCCAACGAGGGCATCTACACCAACGGCGCGCGGTCGCTGTCGGCCTACGACTACAGCCCGTCGGGGCTGGCGTTCTTCCGCGACCGGCTCCAGGGATGGTACGGCTCGATCGAGGAGTACAACCGCACCCACGCGACGGCGCACCGGCGCTGGGACGAGATCGAGCCGCCCCGCTCCTGGACCGGGGCCGAGCGGCCGGAGGAGATGCGGGGCCACGCCGACTGGGGCCGCTTCCACGCCGAATACCTCACCGAGGTCTACCGGCGCTGGGCCGCCGCGGTGGACTGCCGGGTCCCCGTGGTGGTCAACCTGAACCCGCCGACGGTCGAGGAGCTGGACGGCTGGCTGGCCCGGGTGCGCCCCGAGACGTGGGGGGACATCACCTACGGGTTCACCAACTGGATGGGCGTGGTCTCGGCCGACCCCGACGCCCAGGCGCGTTACGTGATCGCCGCCAAGCGGGCACCCGGCCCGAACCTAGAGGAGAACTGGGGCTTCTCCCAGCTGTACGACCCCGCCTACTCCGACGCCGCCACCAGCTTCCACCAGAGCCTGCTGGCCTTGGCCGCCGGATCCACCGGGTTCAACGTCTACACCGGAGCCGCCACCTCCGGCTGGTCACCCGACCTGGACTCCACCCACACCGCGCCGTATCCCGACAGCGCCCCGATCGCCGCCGACGGCTCCGCCACCGCGAAGGCGCCCGTCGTCCGCGTGCTGGCGGACTTCTTCGCCCTGCACGGGGTGGAGTTCCTGGAGTGCGCGCCGGTCACGGAAGAGGCCTTCGGGCTGTACCTGCCCTACGCCGGGATCGCCGCCTGGCCGGGCGCGGAGCGGTTCGGGGCACCCCGGTGCGGTACGGCGCTGCGCGCCTTCCACGACCGCATGCGGCAGGCGGGCCGCGACTACGCCGTGGTCGAGCTGGAGAGCGCCACGCCCGACCGGCTGGCCGCGCACGGGAGGCTGACGGTTCCCGGCGGCCCGTTCATGCATCGCCACGTCCAGGACCTGCTGGCCGGCTACCTGGCGGGCGGCGGCCGGATCCTGCTGGACGGCCCGGCGCCCGGCCTCGACGAGGACCTGCGCCCGTACGGCGTGCTCGCCGAGGCGCTCGGCCGTACCGCGTCCACGCCGGACGCCCCGCAGGCGGAGGCGGGGGCGGTCCGGGTGACGCGCGGCAGGGCGGACGCGTTCCTCCGGGCGCATCCCGGACGCGACGTCCAGTACCTGACGGTCCTCGTGGACAGCGAGAACGAGGGGCCCGTCAGGGTGGAGACCGCGTACGGCGCCTTCGAGACCTCTTGCGCGCGGGGCGGCGGGGCCGTGGTGAGGCTGGCCGGGGGCGTGCTGGACGACTTCGTCGTCAAGGGGCTCAACAGCTTCCTCGACTCCGCCGTGCCGGCCCGGATCAGTGTCGGCGACCAGGAGGAGCGGGCGGGCTTACCCGCCGACCTGGCCCGGATCGGCAGGAGGATCCGCCTGCTCGGGTAG